The Vulcanimicrobium alpinum sequence GTTCCGCGGCCCAGCGCGTCGCGGCGCTCGCGACGGGCGCGCGGGTCGTGAAGGCGTTCAACGTCGTCGGTGCCGGATTGATGGTCGCGCCGCAGATCGCCGGCGGCCCGCCCGATATGTTTCTGTGCGGCGACGACGCCGACGCGAAGCGCGTCGTCTCCCAGCTTTGCGACGATCTGGGCTATCCGGCGCTCGACGTCGGTCCGCTCGTGCGTGCCGCGGAACTCGAGCACCTTGCGATGCTGTGGATCTCGCTTGCGATGACCGGCGCGTTCGCGAAGCACGCGTTCAAACTGTTGAGGGAACCGAACCGCGGCTAGATCGAGAGGTGCGAGCGCCGAGCCCGTTACACGCGGCGTTCGACCAGCAGCGCCTGCGTCGCCGCCGCGAGGTAGCCGCCTTCGTCGGCGAGCCGTGCGGTGCTGATGCCTAGGCCGTCGTCGCTCAGCGTCGAGCGCGCGTCGAGCAGGACCCACTCGCCGCGCGGTTCGCGTTCGATCGCTACGCTCAACGACGGCGGGACGAAGAGCCACTTGTCCATCGGCAGTTCGCCGCTGACGCCGTTCGCCGAATCGACGACGACCAGCGCGCGATCGAGCGGCTCCAGCGAATCGCCGGCGATCAGCGGAATGCGCACCCGCGTCCACACGGCTTTCGGACCTTGCGCGAGCGTTCGGGTCGCGTAGCGCCATTCGATCGATTCGCCGTAGCCCCAGCCCTGCAGCCAATCGCGCTGGGCTTGCTCCGAAGGGAGCGGCGGCGGCGTGTCGGGCGACGTCGCCGCGGGCGGGACGCTGCCCGGCGATTGCACCGCAATCCGCCATGCACGCGCGCTGACGACTTCGCGGCCGTCGGCCTCGAGCGCGCCCTCCAGCATCTCGATCCGCTTCCCGGGCCGGACAATGCGTGTGCGCACCGTCATGCGCGCGATCGGGATCGGACCGAGAAACTCCGCGTTGATCCGCGCGAGCCGCATCCCTCCGCGCGGGTGCTGCGCGAGCATCGCGCGCGCGAGCAGCGCCGTCGGCGGCCCGCCATGCTGGAGGCGCGCGTCCCACGGACTCTGCGTCGCCCGCGACGCGACGAACGTCTGCGCGTCGACGCGCTCGTAGTACGCCGGCTCCATCCGAGGCGCGCTACGCGAGCGTCACCGCGATCGTCGCGCGAAGGCGCTGCAAGGCTTCGCGTATCTCGTCGGCGTTGATGATCAGCGGCGGGACGAACCGCAGCGTGTTGCGGCCGGCGGCGTTGATCAGCAGTCCGTTGTCGAGTCCGTGCGGGACGAACGCGCTCGCAGCGTGCGGTTCGCGCACCGGCAGTCCGAGCATCAGCCCGAAGCCGCGCGGCTCGTCGAAGACTGCGGGAAACTCCGCGGCGATCTGCCGCAGCTCCGCCAGCAGCAGCGCACCCATCGCCTCGACGTGCGTGTCGAGGTCGAGGATCTCGCGGATCTTCAGATGCTCGAGCGCCGCCGCCGCAGGAACCGGCGAGCCGCCGAAAGTCGTGCCGTGATCGCCCGGCTTGAGCGACGACGCCGCTTCACCGCGCACGATCAGCGCCCCGATCGGCAAGCCGTTCGCGAGTGATTTCGCCAGCGTTAACGAATCGGGGAGCACGTCGAAGAATTGGTGCGCGAAGAGTCTTCCCAGCCGCCCCATCCCGCATTGAATCTCGTCGAAGATCAGGAGCGCGCCGCGCTGCGTGCACAGCCGCCGCGCTTCGAGCAGATACTCGCGCGTCGCCGGAACGACGCCGCTCTCGCCTTGCACCGGCTCGATCAGAAACGCCGCCGTGTGCTCGGTGATCGCGCCGTCGAGCGCGGCGAGATCGTTAAACGCGACGTGCCGGAAGCCGCGCGGCAGCGGTTCGAAGCCTTCGTGATATTTGGGGTTGTCGGTCGCCGCGAGCGCACCCATGGTGCGGCCGTGAAACGAGCCCTTGGCGGAGAGGATGACGTTGCGTTCCTTCTCGCCGCGGCGCCACGCGTGCTTGCGCGCCAGTTTGATCGCCGCTTCGTTCGCCTCGGCGCCGCTGTTGCAGAAGAAGACCGCGTCGAAGCCCGCGAGTTCGGCAAGGCGGTCGGCGAGCGTTCCGGTCGGTTCGTAGTGCACGAGGTTCGAGACGTGCACGAGGGTCGCGGCCTGCTCCGCAACCGCGCGCGCGATGCGCGGATGCGCGTGGCCGAGCGCGCACACCGCGATCCCGGCGACCATGTCGAGATAGGCATTGCCCGACTCGTCGTACAGCCGGCAGCCTTCGCCGCGCACGATGTTGATCTCGAGCCGCCCGTAGTTCGCCATCACGTGCGGATGCTGCGTCACCAGACGCGCCCCGCGGTTGACCGGTTGCAAGGCGCTCCGCCCCAGGCTCCGCGCCCCCCACGCTTCGCGCGGGGCACCCGTGTCCGAGCTCGTCACAACGTTGTCGTAGGAGTCCGATTTCACTGCACTCGCTCCATCACCACGCTCAAGTCACGTCCGGTAATGCGCGTTGATGCGCACGTAGTCGCCGGTGAGGTCGCAGCCCCACGCCGTTGCCGTCGCGTCGCCGATTCCGAGATCCAGCCGCACGTAGACGGTGTTTTCTTCGAGGACGTGATGCGCTTCGGCTTCGCTCATCGCCTCGATCGCGCCGCGTTCGACCCAGGTGTGCTCGCCGAGGTAGAGCGACCACGTCTCGGGGTTCATCCCCGCCCCGACCGAACCGGCGGCGGCGACGATGCGGCCCCAGTTCGGATCCTCGCCGTAGAGCGCCGTCTTCACCAGGCTCGAGTTGATCACGGCGCGGGCGATCGTGCGCGCCTGGCGTTCGTCGTGCGCGCCGCTGACGTTGAACGTCAGCGTCTTGGTCGCGCCTTCGCCGTCTTTCACCATCGCCACGGCGAGGTCGCGGCAGACCGCCTTCAACGCGGCTTTGAACGCGTCGCTTACGGGCGCGTCTCCCGGCTTCGCGCACGCGTACACCGAGTCGTTGGTCGACATGTCGCCGTCGACCGAGATCATGTTGAACGTCCCGTCGACCGCTTCGCGCAGCGCGTCCTGCAGCGACGCCCGCGAGACCGCGGCGTCGGTGACGAGGAACGCGAGCATCGTCGCCATGTTTGGCGCGATCATCCCGGAGCCTTTGGCGATCCCGCCGATCACCCGGCGTTCGCCGTTCTCGTGCCACGCGTAGGCGGCGAGCTTCGGCACGTGATCGGTCGTCATGATCGCTTCGGCCGCGTCGTAGGCGGCCTCAGGTCCGTCTTCGAGCGCTTTGAACGCGCGGTCGAGGCCCTTGGAGAGGCGGTCCATCGGCAGGGTCACCCCGATGACGCCGGTCGACGCGACAACGACCTGCGTCGCGCGAACACCGAGCAGGGTTGCGGCGTGACGCGCGGTGTTCTGCGCGTCGCGCAGGCCGCGCTCGCCCGTGCACGCGTTCGCGCAACCGGAGTTGCAGACGATCGCGGCGATCGCGTCGCCGTCGGCGGCGAGCGCCGCGGTCGTTGCGAGCAGCGGCGCGGCCTTGATTTCGTTGGTGGTGATCACTTCGGCGCAGACGTGCGGCCCGGGGAGCGCGATCAGCGCGAGATCGGTCTTGCGTTTCTTGATCCCGGCGTGGACGCCGGCGAGGCGAACGCCGGGGACGGCGCCCAACCCGCCGCGCACTTCGATGAGGCGGACGGCGTCGTTGCCGTGATCAGCGTGCGGGGGTGCGAGCATCGATCCCGAGTTCCTCCGGAAGGCCGAGCAGGATGTTCATGTTCTGCACCGCTTGTCCGGCGGCGCCCTTGCCGAGGTTGTCGAGCGCGGAGAGTACCTGAATCACGCCACCGCGCTCGGCGACCGCGAGGTGCGCATCGTTCGTCCCTTCGAGCGCTGGGAGATGCGGGGCGCGCGCGTCGCGGAAGACCGTGACGAACGGGCTGGCCGCATAGAAACGCGTGTACGCCGCGACGATCTCCTCGCGCGTCAGCGGCGCGCGCGGGACGAGATAGACGTCGGCGAGGAGCCCGCGCTTGAGCGGGACCACGTGCGGCGAGAAGACGATCGGTGCGTCGATCCCGGCGGCGCGCGCTTCCTGAGCGATCTCGGGGCCGTGGCGGTGGCCTTCGAGACCGTACGCGCGCACGTCGCCGTCGACTTCCGCGAAGAGCGACGGCGTCGTCGGCGTGCGTCCGGCCCCGGTGATCCCGCTTTTCGCGTCGATGATGACCTGCGCGATACGGCCGGCGAGCGGCTGCAGCGGAACGAGCGCGAGCAGCGATGCGGTGACGTAGCAGCCGGGGTTGGCGATCAACCGCGCGCGAGCG is a genomic window containing:
- a CDS encoding thioesterase family protein, with translation MEPAYYERVDAQTFVASRATQSPWDARLQHGGPPTALLARAMLAQHPRGGMRLARINAEFLGPIPIARMTVRTRIVRPGKRIEMLEGALEADGREVVSARAWRIAVQSPGSVPPAATSPDTPPPLPSEQAQRDWLQGWGYGESIEWRYATRTLAQGPKAVWTRVRIPLIAGDSLEPLDRALVVVDSANGVSGELPMDKWLFVPPSLSVAIEREPRGEWVLLDARSTLSDDGLGISTARLADEGGYLAAATQALLVERRV
- the argJ gene encoding bifunctional glutamate N-acetyltransferase/amino-acid acetyltransferase ArgJ: MLAPPHADHGNDAVRLIEVRGGLGAVPGVRLAGVHAGIKKRKTDLALIALPGPHVCAEVITTNEIKAAPLLATTAALAADGDAIAAIVCNSGCANACTGERGLRDAQNTARHAATLLGVRATQVVVASTGVIGVTLPMDRLSKGLDRAFKALEDGPEAAYDAAEAIMTTDHVPKLAAYAWHENGERRVIGGIAKGSGMIAPNMATMLAFLVTDAAVSRASLQDALREAVDGTFNMISVDGDMSTNDSVYACAKPGDAPVSDAFKAALKAVCRDLAVAMVKDGEGATKTLTFNVSGAHDERQARTIARAVINSSLVKTALYGEDPNWGRIVAAAGSVGAGMNPETWSLYLGEHTWVERGAIEAMSEAEAHHVLEENTVYVRLDLGIGDATATAWGCDLTGDYVRINAHYRT
- a CDS encoding aspartate aminotransferase family protein, which encodes MQPVNRGARLVTQHPHVMANYGRLEINIVRGEGCRLYDESGNAYLDMVAGIAVCALGHAHPRIARAVAEQAATLVHVSNLVHYEPTGTLADRLAELAGFDAVFFCNSGAEANEAAIKLARKHAWRRGEKERNVILSAKGSFHGRTMGALAATDNPKYHEGFEPLPRGFRHVAFNDLAALDGAITEHTAAFLIEPVQGESGVVPATREYLLEARRLCTQRGALLIFDEIQCGMGRLGRLFAHQFFDVLPDSLTLAKSLANGLPIGALIVRGEAASSLKPGDHGTTFGGSPVPAAAALEHLKIREILDLDTHVEAMGALLLAELRQIAAEFPAVFDEPRGFGLMLGLPVREPHAASAFVPHGLDNGLLINAAGRNTLRFVPPLIINADEIREALQRLRATIAVTLA
- the argC gene encoding N-acetyl-gamma-glutamyl-phosphate reductase, yielding MITAHVVGASGYAAAELIRLIDRHPSVALGALESRSNAGVAVGDVFPWLPHLHLAMEETGTALARVREDDVVFIAGGRELAREQAANFLAKGARVIDLSDAFRLAEHAGEAVFGFPERYREQIARARLIANPGCYVTASLLALVPLQPLAGRIAQVIIDAKSGITGAGRTPTTPSLFAEVDGDVRAYGLEGHRHGPEIAQEARAAGIDAPIVFSPHVVPLKRGLLADVYLVPRAPLTREEIVAAYTRFYAASPFVTVFRDARAPHLPALEGTNDAHLAVAERGGVIQVLSALDNLGKGAAGQAVQNMNILLGLPEELGIDARTPAR
- a CDS encoding NADPH-dependent F420 reductase, translated to MTIGIVGSGAVGTTLARGLSERGHQLTLGTRRPDDHRALEPAVRIGAFADAARDGDVVILAVRWSAVEDVFAAIGAETLRGKVLIDASNPLRYENGRPVGLETLAEGSAAQRVAALATGARVVKAFNVVGAGLMVAPQIAGGPPDMFLCGDDADAKRVVSQLCDDLGYPALDVGPLVRAAELEHLAMLWISLAMTGAFAKHAFKLLREPNRG